The Chrysiogenia bacterium genome contains the following window.
AGCGCCAGGTTGATCATCGTGGCGTAGATGCCCATGGACACGACGGCCTGGATGAGCGAGGCGTTGCCCGGGTCGGAACGCAGCGCGCCCATGAGGGCCGGAAACGAGAAGCGCAGTGCCAGCCCGACCACAATGGCCATCATCAGGTTCGAGAGCGGTCCGGCGGCGGCAATGATCGAGTCATCGCGGCGCGGGCGCTTGAGGTTGCGGATGTTGATGGGGACGGGCTTGGCGTAGCCGAAACCCACCAGAAACAGCATCAGGGTGCCGATCGGATCGAGGTGGGCCAGCGGATTGAGCGTGAGGCGCCCGGCCCGCTGGGCGGTGTCATCACCCAGCCGGAAGGCGGCAAAGGCATGGGCGAACTCATGCACCGTGAGCGAGAAAAGGAGCACGGGCACGATCATCACAATGGCTTCGGGTTCGAGTCGAAACAGCATGAATACCTGTCCTGCACAGGGCGGCCTGAGCGGGGGACACTATCCCGGCAGGCAGGCGGGGGCAAGGGGAAGCAAAGGGCTTTTGAGCCCCGGAGAAGGCGATTTCGGGCGCGATTACCGGGCTTTGGGTTTGCCGCCGCCGGAGCCGCCGCCGTCGCCGCTGCCTGAACCGTTACCGGCGCCCTGCTTTGCGGGTTTGGCGGGTTTGCCAAAGCTTGGCGCCGGGCCGGTTTTTTCGAGCGGGATGTCGTCTTCGGCGCTCTCGGGCTGGCCCATGCGGGTCAGGCGCTTATCGACCCGGTTGAGGTAAGCCTCGATGTCACGCTGCTCGCCCTTGTTGATGCGCTTGTCGGCGCGTGCTTCCTTGAGCTTGCCCAGCGCCGCATCGAGGTCTTCCTGGCAGCGCTTGACCCGGTTGGCATCGGGTCCAGCGGCGGCTTCTTTGGCCTTGGCCAGGCGGGCAGTGAGGGCGTCGATGCGCCCCTGGATTGCATCGAGTCGCTCGGCCTGGCGCTTGCTTCGGCGCTCCTGCTGCGCGGCCTTACGCGCCTCGGCGCGCTCGGCGCGCTGCTCCGGGGTGAGCGGCAGTCGGGGCTTGGGCGTCTCTCCATTTCGGGCTTTCTCGCGTTGGGCGTGCTCGACCGCCTGCTTGCGATACCAGGGAACCGACTCATCGTCGGCCTGTGCCGCATGGGGACCCGCAAACAGGGACGCAATCAGGGCAATGAGAACTGCGAGTGCAAGCTTCATGGGATTCTTCCTTCTCTCAAACCAGAGCCGCTCCCCACGTTCGGGGGAGCGGCCGGCAGTCTAGTTCAAGCGCGAATCGTTATTCGCTGGCTGCATCGGCAGCAGGAGCGGCCGCATCACCCTCGGGCGCTTCGTCGTCGGCGCCCTCGCGGTAGGGGCAGTC
Protein-coding sequences here:
- a CDS encoding site-2 protease family protein, encoding MLFRLEPEAIVMIVPVLLFSLTVHEFAHAFAAFRLGDDTAQRAGRLTLNPLAHLDPIGTLMLFLVGFGYAKPVPINIRNLKRPRRDDSIIAAAGPLSNLMMAIVVGLALRFSFPALMGALRSDPGNASLIQAVVSMGIYATMINLALCVFNSLPVYPLDGSHVMENSLPVGKAMKFRESARY